A genomic window from Trueperella bialowiezensis includes:
- a CDS encoding VWA domain-containing protein — protein MVMPWLFALLIVLFVVGAVAGWWLARKRTASGVGVAHTTRAREHPRFRRRLHLLRAGLVLVLAGAFTAGVASAYVAARPSETLTLESKMATRDIVLCLDVSGSMTDFDAELLEAFARVAENFEGERIGLFLWNSGTRTVFPLASDYNVVQSELERAARAFGAIRYNDDFFELISGTDAGGAFGSSLIGDGLASCTRGFDLEDEERSRSIIFATDNSLAGNPVFTLEEAAELAAEKGIVVHGLEAGLSYGWGSSEMQTALENHGMHYYQADDPGAAERIVEEIQSRDAVELGTMGDSVTLDNPGSWPVVIAAAFLVLLAIAWRFRL, from the coding sequence ATGGTAATGCCCTGGCTGTTCGCCCTGCTCATCGTGCTTTTCGTGGTTGGCGCCGTCGCTGGCTGGTGGCTGGCGCGTAAGCGCACGGCGAGCGGGGTCGGCGTCGCACATACCACCCGCGCCCGGGAACACCCGCGCTTCCGGCGTCGTCTGCACCTGTTGCGCGCCGGGCTCGTCCTCGTTCTCGCAGGTGCGTTCACTGCCGGAGTGGCCAGTGCTTACGTTGCTGCCCGTCCGTCTGAAACGCTCACGCTCGAGTCAAAAATGGCTACGAGGGACATCGTGTTGTGTTTGGACGTGTCGGGATCAATGACAGATTTCGATGCGGAACTGTTGGAGGCATTCGCGCGCGTGGCCGAGAACTTCGAAGGGGAGCGTATCGGCCTGTTCCTGTGGAACTCCGGCACGCGAACCGTCTTCCCACTGGCGAGCGACTACAACGTGGTGCAAAGCGAACTGGAACGGGCAGCGCGAGCATTCGGCGCCATACGTTACAACGACGATTTTTTTGAACTCATCAGCGGCACGGATGCGGGTGGCGCCTTCGGATCTTCACTAATCGGGGATGGCCTTGCCTCGTGTACTCGCGGGTTTGACCTCGAAGATGAGGAGCGTTCACGGTCGATCATTTTCGCCACGGACAATTCGCTGGCGGGCAACCCGGTTTTCACTCTTGAGGAGGCGGCTGAACTCGCAGCAGAAAAAGGCATCGTCGTCCATGGTCTGGAAGCAGGCCTGTCATACGGGTGGGGCTCGAGCGAGATGCAAACAGCGTTAGAAAACCACGGCATGCACTACTACCAGGCCGATGACCCCGGGGCGGCAGAACGGATTGTTGAGGAGATCCAGTCGCGCGACGCCGTCGAGTTGGGCACGATGGGAGACAGCGTCACGCTGGACAATCCGGGATCGTGGCCGGTGGTGATCGCGGCCGCATTCCTTGTGTTGCTGGCGATTGCGTGGAGGTTCAGGCTATGA
- a CDS encoding vWA domain-containing protein: MNFQYLIPGWALANIGVVGVALIVAGVVPRRQGRVAWLRRAVMLVMVIAMGLAPAVPITATHETSNLAVFFVIDATGSMAAEDYNGDSPRTDGVRADALEIVENLPSAHYSIIEYSSTTSQQLPLTSDKTAVRTWLEGYDREFTAYSYGSSINRPVETVEEIMGRQDLTKYQPIVILMTDGESTNTSQTSRDEKPAFGSWSALFADGLVLGYGTEQGGRMRENELYPLHRPEYIIGPDKNVAISKANPGALQAAADQIGVRYVHRTSPGGMDEVLADIDVDSLLQEETADSRYSPIIWPFALAFALLMIWEIAHLAGHLRPITALSTKRQTLDTNRGIARLPHGGDQT; this comes from the coding sequence ATGAATTTCCAGTATCTGATCCCCGGCTGGGCGCTCGCGAATATCGGCGTCGTCGGCGTCGCGCTTATCGTGGCGGGCGTGGTGCCGAGGCGTCAGGGGCGCGTGGCGTGGTTGCGCCGCGCCGTCATGTTGGTGATGGTGATCGCGATGGGGCTTGCTCCTGCCGTGCCGATTACTGCCACCCACGAGACGTCGAACCTTGCCGTGTTCTTCGTGATTGATGCGACCGGGTCGATGGCAGCGGAGGACTACAACGGTGATTCGCCGCGCACGGATGGCGTGCGAGCCGATGCGCTTGAGATCGTCGAAAATCTTCCGAGTGCGCACTATTCGATTATTGAATATTCGTCGACGACGTCCCAGCAGCTTCCTCTGACCTCCGACAAGACGGCCGTGCGCACCTGGTTAGAGGGCTACGATCGGGAATTTACCGCCTATTCGTACGGCTCGTCGATCAATCGCCCTGTTGAGACGGTGGAAGAGATTATGGGACGGCAAGATCTCACGAAATATCAGCCGATTGTTATCTTGATGACCGACGGCGAATCAACCAACACCTCTCAGACGAGTCGTGATGAGAAGCCGGCGTTTGGCTCCTGGTCTGCTCTGTTTGCAGACGGCCTGGTGCTCGGCTATGGAACGGAGCAGGGCGGGCGGATGAGGGAAAACGAACTATATCCGCTGCACAGGCCCGAATACATCATAGGTCCGGATAAGAATGTGGCGATATCGAAGGCGAACCCCGGCGCATTGCAGGCCGCAGCCGACCAGATCGGCGTTCGCTACGTGCACCGCACCAGCCCGGGTGGAATGGACGAGGTGCTCGCTGACATCGACGTCGACTCTCTTCTTCAGGAGGAGACGGCCGACTCGCGCTACAGCCCGATTATCTGGCCGTTCGCGCTCGCGTTTGCTCTCCTCATGATTTGGGAGATCGCCCACCTGGCCGGCCACCTCCGGCCGATTACTGCGTTGAGCACGAAACGGCAGACCCTTGATACGAATAGGGGAATTGCCCGGCTGCCGCACGGTGGTGATCAGACATGA
- a CDS encoding tetratricopeptide repeat protein has protein sequence MTRTTAQKIVGAVAAVLALVLAVVAIVAGIAVGGMWAGQSRYASGHDADSAQFYRAASKVLPEQLDRWEAYFGQGTAQIRAGNVEGGVATLAVALQFVPKDADAGTPTNDDEDELTPECRVRMNMAVGQEILGDRQFAAGYFAEAEQTFTQASQTVEQCVPQGENPQQQKKDTDTKASDARERNKENPGGDKPGGEEPTGGDEPGGEEPTGEDPPSTSELKLRELAKRAAEAERLRRQGEGLTGGYGGYGGENW, from the coding sequence ATGACGCGCACAACGGCGCAGAAAATTGTGGGCGCGGTGGCTGCCGTGCTTGCGCTCGTGCTCGCCGTCGTGGCGATTGTGGCGGGAATAGCTGTCGGTGGCATGTGGGCCGGCCAGTCACGGTACGCCAGCGGTCACGACGCTGATAGCGCACAGTTCTACCGGGCGGCGAGCAAAGTGCTGCCCGAGCAGCTTGACCGGTGGGAAGCATATTTCGGGCAGGGCACGGCGCAGATCCGGGCGGGAAATGTGGAGGGCGGCGTCGCCACGCTCGCAGTGGCTCTTCAGTTTGTTCCGAAAGACGCCGACGCCGGCACTCCCACCAACGACGACGAAGACGAGCTGACTCCGGAGTGCCGAGTGCGCATGAACATGGCGGTCGGCCAAGAAATCCTTGGGGACCGGCAGTTCGCAGCCGGGTATTTCGCCGAAGCTGAACAAACCTTTACACAGGCCTCCCAGACTGTGGAACAATGCGTACCTCAAGGGGAAAACCCCCAACAGCAAAAGAAAGACACCGACACCAAGGCATCCGACGCCCGCGAGCGCAACAAGGAAAATCCTGGCGGGGATAAGCCGGGTGGGGAGGAACCCACTGGAGGGGACGAGCCGGGCGGGGAGGAGCCGACCGGCGAGGATCCTCCGAGCACGTCGGAGCTCAAATTACGTGAGCTTGCCAAGCGTGCGGCTGAGGCTGAACGGCTCCGCCGTCAAGGTGAAGGTCTCACTGGTGGTTACGGTGGATATGGTGGAGAGAACTGGTGA
- the aroD gene encoding type I 3-dehydroquinate dehydratase, giving the protein MIFSNGSDGPAIIVPLVGTTAEVLIDEARAAEAAGADVLEFRADFLLANHPDYDLNSAGREVLRELFKQTRVPILFTIRTRGQGGELDVTPFRYRVLMATVLDLMLQENFPAARVGVDFEYHWDATPELARRAFVLGYTPVVSHHEWADTPDDEVLYVMLDDMLAISGAIPKLAVMARDDSDTQRLLDITRLVTERHGRPVLTIAMGEAGQRSRLEGGAYGSVATFAAAGATTAPGQPSLDELRRHLERD; this is encoded by the coding sequence GTGATTTTTAGTAACGGATCGGATGGCCCGGCGATTATTGTGCCGTTGGTTGGCACGACTGCGGAGGTGCTCATTGACGAGGCCCGCGCAGCCGAAGCCGCTGGCGCGGACGTGCTCGAGTTCCGCGCTGACTTCCTGTTGGCTAACCATCCGGATTACGATCTCAATTCTGCCGGGCGTGAGGTATTGCGTGAACTGTTCAAGCAAACCCGGGTGCCGATCCTCTTCACTATTCGTACTCGCGGGCAGGGCGGGGAGCTTGATGTGACGCCGTTCCGGTATCGGGTGCTCATGGCCACCGTGCTTGACCTCATGTTGCAAGAAAACTTTCCGGCGGCCCGGGTGGGCGTTGATTTCGAATACCACTGGGATGCCACACCCGAACTAGCCCGGCGGGCTTTCGTGCTCGGCTACACGCCGGTGGTCTCTCACCACGAATGGGCCGACACCCCGGATGACGAAGTGCTCTACGTGATGCTTGACGACATGCTCGCAATTTCCGGTGCGATCCCCAAACTTGCGGTCATGGCACGCGACGATTCGGACACGCAGCGCCTCCTTGACATCACCCGGCTGGTGACCGAGCGGCACGGCCGGCCGGTGCTCACGATTGCGATGGGGGAGGCCGGCCAGCGTTCGCGCCTTGAAGGTGGCGCGTACGGTTCGGTGGCTACGTTTGCAGCTGCGGGGGCGACGACGGCGCCCGGCCAGCCGTCGCTCGATGAACTTCGCCGCCACTTGGAGCGAGACTAG
- a CDS encoding ABC transporter permease — protein sequence MERSQTGVDGEVQARKGEPKAEPVRYRPFSKYNVKLALKHPATLMGIVLVAFFGYMILAPVISLLLSSIQTNTGDSFRTGTEPGEFTTYYLERALTSDISVLTFWQPLLNTLVLAGLTIIFALLIGVPTAFLLARTDLPGRKWFSTALIVPYMIPAWTFALAWRTIFKNRKVAGSQGWLEAMGFSPPDWLAYGPVPIVIIFTLHLTPFIILLVTGAISNIPEDMDEAARIHGAPFSVRFRRVFLPLLRPSILSAATLIVAKVIGEFGVTYVLGTPVKFQVLATTLYQSIDTSQGGVAGVIALTMVLIGAISLSVDFIFVRNMSKYTVVGGKGSAKKEQKLGRFRPVAFTWVTLMFFVSVFIPLFVLVLSTLLRTPGVLSADNVTLDYWIGRDLPFAAFKDGILLNERLLEAMKNTLLFVGIASIGSGVLGMAVGYVVVRSPWKWLGTILRSITFTPYLVPGIAFAAAYISLFAVQRGPIPALYGTPWILIFAMMMDEMPFASRAGVSAMMQLGKEPEEAAQSLGAGWLARMRRIVIPLQRTALASAILLPFVSGIQSLSLVIVLATPGTEMMTTLNMFLIDSGYDQAANAVTVVICVLALGLTWLSRKVLKADLSQGMGA from the coding sequence GTGGAACGTTCCCAAACGGGTGTTGACGGCGAGGTGCAGGCTAGGAAGGGCGAGCCGAAAGCAGAACCGGTTCGCTATCGCCCATTTAGCAAATACAACGTCAAGCTTGCGCTGAAACATCCAGCCACGCTGATGGGGATCGTGCTGGTCGCATTCTTCGGCTACATGATCCTTGCACCAGTGATCTCGCTGTTGCTCTCATCCATCCAAACCAACACCGGCGATAGTTTCCGAACCGGAACCGAGCCGGGCGAATTCACCACCTACTATCTGGAGCGTGCACTCACCTCCGATATTTCGGTGCTCACCTTCTGGCAGCCGCTGCTTAACACGCTCGTGCTGGCTGGCCTGACCATCATTTTTGCGCTGTTGATTGGCGTGCCCACAGCCTTCCTGCTGGCGCGTACCGATCTGCCAGGCCGCAAGTGGTTCTCGACCGCACTGATCGTGCCGTACATGATCCCAGCATGGACCTTCGCGCTGGCGTGGCGCACGATCTTCAAAAACCGCAAGGTAGCGGGCTCGCAAGGCTGGCTGGAAGCCATGGGCTTTTCACCGCCAGACTGGTTGGCCTACGGGCCGGTGCCCATCGTCATTATTTTCACGCTGCACCTAACCCCGTTCATTATTCTTCTGGTGACGGGAGCGATCTCGAACATTCCAGAAGACATGGACGAGGCGGCGCGCATCCACGGTGCTCCTTTCTCGGTCCGTTTCCGCCGGGTGTTTCTACCGTTGTTGCGCCCCTCGATCCTGTCGGCCGCCACGCTCATCGTGGCAAAGGTTATCGGCGAATTCGGTGTGACCTACGTGCTTGGCACCCCGGTGAAATTCCAGGTGCTCGCCACCACGCTCTACCAGTCGATCGACACCTCGCAAGGTGGCGTGGCCGGAGTGATCGCACTGACGATGGTGCTGATTGGTGCGATCTCGCTGTCAGTCGATTTCATTTTCGTGCGCAACATGAGCAAGTACACGGTCGTGGGCGGCAAGGGATCAGCTAAGAAAGAGCAGAAGCTTGGTCGTTTCCGCCCGGTGGCGTTCACGTGGGTCACGCTCATGTTCTTCGTGTCCGTCTTCATCCCGCTCTTCGTACTCGTCCTGTCCACGCTCCTTCGCACGCCAGGTGTGTTAAGTGCGGACAACGTGACGCTCGACTACTGGATCGGCCGCGATCTTCCCTTCGCCGCGTTCAAGGACGGCATCCTGCTCAACGAACGCCTGCTGGAAGCGATGAAGAACACGCTATTGTTCGTCGGTATCGCATCGATCGGCTCGGGTGTGCTCGGCATGGCCGTCGGCTACGTCGTCGTCCGTTCACCGTGGAAGTGGCTAGGAACCATCCTCCGATCCATCACGTTCACCCCCTACCTGGTGCCCGGTATCGCGTTCGCTGCGGCCTACATTTCGCTGTTCGCCGTCCAGCGCGGACCAATCCCGGCCCTGTACGGAACGCCGTGGATCTTGATCTTCGCGATGATGATGGACGAAATGCCGTTCGCTTCACGCGCCGGCGTGTCAGCCATGATGCAGCTCGGCAAAGAACCCGAAGAGGCCGCGCAATCACTGGGTGCCGGCTGGCTGGCCCGCATGCGCCGGATCGTCATCCCGCTCCAACGCACGGCGCTCGCCTCGGCGATCCTGCTGCCGTTCGTCTCAGGTATTCAGAGCCTGTCGCTCGTCATCGTCCTAGCCACGCCTGGCACGGAAATGATGACCACGCTCAACATGTTCCTCATCGATTCCGGATACGACCAGGCAGCCAACGCTGTCACGGTTGTGATCTGCGTGCTCGCACTGGGTTTGACCTGGCTGTCGCGCAAGGTTTTGAAGGCCGATCTGTCACAGGGAATGGGCGCCTAG
- a CDS encoding ABC transporter ATP-binding protein, which yields MSIINISSLTKVYPGGEYPAVDNIDLSINEGEFLCLLGPSGCGKSTTLRMIAGLEAPSAGRIEIDGRVVDDVDAGQRIPAEQRELSLVFQSYALWPHMKVKDNVAFGPKIKKVDKETTKAVVADAMSKLAISDYAERYPSELSGGQQQRVAIARTLAAQNKIMLLDEPLSNLDARLRLEMRSEFQRIHRDTGATMIFVTHDQWEAMTLATRIVVMDKGTIQQEGTPMEIYGKPANRFVAEFMGSPPINIIEMSIHDWAQKTLADWLRGRGVQAESAGMRPEDMNFAFSRDEIPNDALGLELHCSGILPTGGSYIIEVTDGDNIWFGTTSRLPGVREGDDVVMWAYPKDVHLFDSAGMRVEHAD from the coding sequence ATGTCAATCATTAATATCAGCTCGCTTACAAAAGTGTATCCCGGCGGGGAATACCCGGCCGTCGACAACATCGACCTGTCGATTAACGAAGGGGAGTTCCTGTGCTTGCTCGGCCCGTCCGGGTGCGGCAAGTCAACCACGCTACGCATGATTGCCGGGTTGGAAGCACCGTCGGCTGGCCGTATCGAAATCGACGGCCGTGTTGTTGACGACGTCGACGCCGGGCAGCGTATCCCTGCCGAACAGCGCGAACTTTCGCTCGTGTTCCAGTCGTATGCGCTGTGGCCGCACATGAAGGTTAAAGATAACGTGGCCTTCGGCCCGAAAATCAAGAAGGTAGATAAGGAGACCACGAAGGCGGTCGTAGCTGACGCGATGTCCAAACTCGCGATCTCCGACTATGCGGAACGCTACCCGTCCGAACTGTCCGGCGGCCAACAACAACGTGTGGCTATCGCTCGCACGCTCGCCGCACAAAACAAGATCATGTTGCTTGACGAGCCGCTGTCAAACCTTGACGCCCGGCTGCGTCTTGAAATGCGCTCCGAGTTCCAGCGTATCCACCGCGACACCGGAGCAACCATGATCTTCGTGACCCACGACCAGTGGGAAGCAATGACCCTGGCCACCCGGATCGTCGTCATGGACAAGGGCACCATCCAGCAAGAAGGCACGCCCATGGAAATCTACGGCAAGCCGGCCAACCGCTTCGTTGCCGAGTTCATGGGATCCCCGCCGATCAACATTATCGAAATGTCGATCCACGACTGGGCACAAAAGACTCTCGCCGACTGGCTGCGCGGGCGCGGAGTGCAGGCAGAATCTGCCGGCATGCGCCCGGAGGACATGAACTTCGCCTTCAGTCGCGACGAGATCCCGAACGACGCCCTCGGCCTGGAGCTGCACTGCTCGGGCATCCTGCCAACCGGAGGCTCCTACATCATCGAAGTGACCGATGGGGACAACATTTGGTTCGGCACCACGTCAAGGCTTCCGGGTGTTCGCGAGGGCGACGACGTCGTCATGTGGGCATACCCGAAAGATGTTCACCTTTTTGACTCCGCCGGCATGCGCGTTGAACACGCCGACTAG
- a CDS encoding ABC transporter substrate-binding protein, which produces MTSSIFKRAIALVVPLAMLTACAGGGGSEDGGNTADGGGVDSVKSQVDEDFDLDALVEAAKAEGPITIYDNSSAVEDMAAAFTEKYGIQATGVKVDSAEVLEMVTREAESGNVQGDVIAIQDLPALANNLIPAGHVYSWIPGDLVDDIESTQRDPLIMINDPNFWSYNTEVYDTCPVDNVWAFTDEEWNGKISIEDPAGANKILDWFSEMDQFLQDDMKAAYKDHYGKDYEGENAVRDWVEGLAGNNPILTDSNEDISAAVGSPGQTEPPMGLMASSKFRNVEEKGYHQGVCEGIEPFVGIAAPKPIVIASNTKNPNAAKLFVHFAMTEEGIAPQIGDGKYSSNTAITQPEDPSNAAKHRENVFFFDNAGADTDWKTRQDWQDFWRLSAK; this is translated from the coding sequence ATGACTTCCTCAATCTTCAAGCGCGCTATCGCGCTTGTGGTTCCATTGGCCATGCTGACCGCCTGTGCGGGCGGCGGTGGCTCTGAAGACGGCGGCAACACGGCAGACGGCGGCGGCGTTGACTCTGTCAAGTCGCAGGTCGACGAAGATTTCGACCTGGACGCGCTCGTTGAAGCGGCCAAGGCTGAAGGCCCGATCACGATTTACGACAACTCGTCGGCAGTCGAAGACATGGCCGCAGCGTTCACCGAAAAGTACGGCATCCAGGCCACCGGCGTGAAAGTGGACTCGGCCGAAGTACTCGAAATGGTTACGCGTGAAGCCGAGTCGGGCAACGTGCAAGGCGACGTCATCGCCATTCAAGACCTTCCCGCGCTTGCTAACAACCTGATCCCGGCAGGCCACGTGTACTCGTGGATTCCCGGCGATCTTGTTGACGACATCGAAAGCACCCAGCGCGATCCGCTCATCATGATTAACGATCCGAACTTCTGGTCCTACAACACCGAGGTTTATGACACGTGCCCGGTTGACAACGTGTGGGCGTTCACCGATGAGGAGTGGAACGGCAAGATCTCGATCGAAGATCCGGCCGGTGCTAACAAGATCCTCGACTGGTTCTCTGAAATGGATCAGTTCCTGCAGGACGACATGAAGGCCGCTTACAAGGATCACTACGGTAAGGACTACGAGGGCGAAAACGCGGTGCGCGACTGGGTGGAAGGCCTCGCTGGCAACAACCCGATCCTGACCGATTCGAACGAAGACATTTCGGCCGCCGTCGGCTCGCCCGGCCAGACCGAACCGCCAATGGGCCTCATGGCGTCCTCGAAGTTCCGCAACGTGGAAGAAAAGGGCTACCATCAGGGCGTGTGCGAGGGGATCGAACCCTTCGTCGGTATCGCTGCTCCGAAGCCGATCGTGATCGCCTCGAACACGAAGAACCCGAACGCGGCGAAGCTGTTCGTCCACTTCGCGATGACCGAAGAGGGCATCGCTCCGCAGATCGGTGACGGCAAGTACTCGTCCAACACGGCGATTACGCAGCCGGAGGACCCGTCGAACGCTGCCAAGCACCGTGAGAACGTGTTCTTCTTCGACAACGCTGGCGCCGACACGGACTGGAAGACCCGCCAAGACTGGCAGGACTTCTGGCGCCTGTCCGCTAAGTAA
- a CDS encoding HAD family hydrolase yields the protein MASAPQSQRDLDHRALYPTHVEPGLPGPKGLLLDFGGVIVQDSPIEGWAPKVAAEIHKILVDADADVVDIDRIEADVDAGETAVKLFRDSQSRLMFPKEPSHEEYVLGYIAADWPYAAREAIRPHTSQIAYWVSDWKSQRTQRPGIADLLAYCKETGIPVAIVSNALCGQVHRDHIRQFGFEDAIAAEIYSDEYGIRKPNPELIWLGAAAIDCQPSECWYVGDHVDRDVLCGQRARVAASVLMPAPGAPKRPFRVLARPQVQVADPACLLDVLRELASN from the coding sequence ATGGCATCCGCGCCGCAATCACAGCGCGACCTCGACCACCGCGCCCTCTACCCAACACACGTCGAACCCGGCCTGCCAGGGCCGAAAGGATTGCTGCTCGACTTCGGTGGCGTCATCGTCCAAGACTCTCCTATCGAGGGATGGGCACCGAAAGTGGCAGCTGAAATCCACAAGATTTTAGTGGACGCCGACGCCGACGTCGTCGATATTGACCGTATTGAAGCGGACGTGGACGCCGGGGAAACGGCCGTCAAACTGTTTCGTGATTCGCAATCGCGGCTCATGTTCCCCAAAGAACCCAGCCACGAAGAATACGTGCTCGGCTACATCGCCGCTGACTGGCCGTACGCAGCGCGGGAGGCGATCCGCCCGCACACCTCGCAGATTGCCTACTGGGTGTCGGACTGGAAGTCGCAGCGCACCCAGCGCCCAGGGATCGCAGACCTGCTCGCATACTGCAAAGAGACGGGGATTCCGGTTGCGATCGTGTCAAACGCGCTCTGCGGGCAGGTGCACCGCGACCACATCCGCCAGTTCGGATTCGAAGATGCCATCGCAGCAGAGATCTATTCGGATGAGTACGGTATTCGTAAACCGAACCCGGAGCTGATCTGGTTGGGCGCCGCAGCTATCGACTGCCAGCCGTCCGAGTGCTGGTATGTCGGCGACCACGTGGACCGTGACGTGCTGTGCGGACAGCGTGCTCGGGTGGCCGCATCCGTGCTTATGCCCGCCCCGGGTGCCCCGAAGCGCCCCTTCCGAGTGCTCGCACGCCCGCAAGTGCAGGTCGCCGATCCGGCCTGCCTACTCGACGTGCTACGCGAGCTGGCCAGCAACTGA
- a CDS encoding inositol monophosphatase family protein, which yields MDLRTIAEQAATLCGDDLRAAFRSDMDVSAKHDRHDLVTEYDGACERRIVAYLEQADPEARILGEEAGFSGGNGERLWHIDPIDGTSNFVQGLAFFCTSVGVEENGQLVAGAVYDPMANNLFSADLTGAYLNGAELRTPPALPTDAATVITGYPTARDLEIDGPQAIDELHSWIKAFSSVRRTGSGALSLCHVAAGWTDSAFGSSIHSWDVAAAILILRQAGGTYTPLRYPIDGVEPEAGDHYAPGYVATGPGGHYPALNTSAEHLVAWRTRLS from the coding sequence GTGGACCTACGAACAATAGCCGAACAGGCTGCCACCCTGTGCGGTGACGACCTGCGCGCCGCCTTCCGATCCGACATGGACGTCAGCGCAAAACACGACCGCCACGATCTTGTGACCGAATACGACGGCGCTTGCGAACGTCGCATCGTCGCCTACCTGGAACAAGCCGACCCGGAGGCGCGGATTCTAGGGGAGGAAGCCGGATTCTCCGGTGGTAACGGCGAACGGCTGTGGCATATCGACCCGATTGATGGCACGTCGAACTTCGTACAAGGCCTGGCCTTCTTCTGCACGTCAGTAGGCGTGGAAGAAAACGGGCAGCTCGTGGCCGGAGCGGTCTACGACCCGATGGCTAACAACCTGTTTTCCGCCGACCTGACCGGCGCCTACTTGAACGGCGCCGAGCTGCGCACCCCGCCAGCCCTGCCCACCGATGCGGCCACGGTCATCACCGGATACCCCACCGCTCGTGACCTCGAGATCGACGGCCCGCAAGCAATCGACGAACTGCACTCATGGATCAAGGCCTTCAGCTCGGTGCGGCGCACCGGCTCGGGCGCCCTCAGCCTATGCCATGTCGCTGCCGGATGGACAGACAGCGCGTTCGGCTCCTCCATACACTCGTGGGACGTAGCAGCCGCAATCCTCATTCTGCGCCAAGCAGGCGGCACCTATACTCCGCTACGCTACCCGATCGACGGCGTCGAACCAGAGGCAGGCGACCACTACGCACCCGGATACGTGGCCACCGGACCAGGCGGCCACTATCCTGCTCTTAACACAAGCGCCGAGCACCTCGTCGCGTGGAGGACTAGACTCAGCTAA
- a CDS encoding LacI family DNA-binding transcriptional regulator, which yields MAEKKHGRVTIVDVANMAGVSKSLASRALRGESGVSPENRERVLAVAAELNYHPSFAARALRADTRVLGVVLNDIGNPHNTAIVAGIEAEALAARHGVVLGNGAENPDKLGRVLNEMIELGVNGIIIVSSWVRKHDLERVGATVPTCVVARYDSLPDTIDSVTLDDVEGGRRACEHLLSVGARKIAYVTRSASATSRARERGVREVTMAAGIELATHHLALWDSGQIREIIRSGGYDGIVANNDMAAAEVLRAAADERIRVPADLAVIGYDDTTMARVLSPTLSSIAQPQERMGRRAVELVMSRIDGRSEPIRAMFEPELVVRRSTMEPRT from the coding sequence ATGGCTGAGAAGAAACACGGTCGGGTAACAATCGTCGACGTGGCCAACATGGCCGGGGTATCCAAATCCCTCGCATCGCGCGCCCTACGCGGAGAATCCGGAGTCAGCCCCGAAAACCGGGAACGCGTACTCGCCGTCGCCGCGGAGCTCAACTACCACCCGAGCTTCGCCGCACGCGCACTACGCGCGGATACTCGAGTGCTCGGCGTCGTCCTCAACGACATCGGAAACCCGCACAACACCGCCATCGTGGCAGGCATTGAAGCGGAAGCGCTCGCGGCCCGCCACGGCGTTGTGCTCGGCAATGGCGCAGAAAACCCAGACAAGCTCGGCCGGGTTTTGAACGAGATGATCGAACTGGGCGTCAACGGGATCATCATCGTCTCGTCGTGGGTGCGTAAACACGACCTCGAACGAGTAGGTGCCACCGTGCCCACCTGCGTGGTGGCCCGCTACGACTCGCTACCTGACACGATCGATTCGGTCACCCTCGACGACGTCGAAGGCGGACGGCGCGCCTGCGAACACCTGCTCTCCGTGGGTGCGCGCAAGATTGCCTACGTCACCCGCTCCGCCTCGGCCACGTCACGTGCCCGGGAACGCGGCGTGCGAGAAGTCACCATGGCGGCAGGGATCGAGCTTGCTACCCACCATCTTGCTCTGTGGGACTCCGGGCAGATACGCGAGATCATCCGCAGCGGAGGATATGACGGCATTGTGGCTAACAATGACATGGCCGCCGCCGAAGTATTGCGCGCTGCCGCCGACGAGCGAATCCGCGTCCCCGCTGACCTTGCAGTAATCGGCTACGACGACACGACCATGGCACGCGTCCTTTCCCCAACCTTGAGCTCCATCGCCCAACCCCAAGAACGGATGGGTAGGCGTGCTGTCGAACTCGTCATGAGCCGAATCGACGGGCGTAGCGAACCGATCCGCGCCATGTTCGAACCAGAATTGGTGGTGCGCCGCTCCACCATGGAACCC